CTTGCGCGCGGATCTTGGCATACCATTCCAGCCCCCGCTTCCCGAACCGCGCGTCCATGTCAGCCAGGCTGAGCCGTTTCAGCTCTGCGACGACACGGATCTGCTGCGCGGCCAGCATCGATTCGGTCTTCGGCCCGATTCCCGGAATCGCCCGAACCGATAGCGGCGCAAGAAACGCTTCCGCCTCAGCCTCAGTGACCACCGTAAACCCATCCGGCTTCTGAACACCTGACGCGATCTTCGCGATCATTTTATTAGGCCCGATCCCGACCGATGCCGTCAGTCGTTCTTCGGCGAGAATCGCTCCCTTGATCGAGCGGCATAACTCCGCCGCAGCCTCGAAAGAGCCGGTGCCGGATAGATCCCCATACGCCTCATCGATGCTTGCCTGCTCAAGCACAGGAATCGCGCGACGAGCGATAGCCATCACCGCTTCGGATACCCTCGCGTACTTGCACATATCGACGGAGACGAAGATGACCGGGGGCAACCCTTTTCGCCGCGCTGCTTCAGAGAGGCGCCACGCTGTGGAAATCGGCGTGGCTGAATAAATCCCGTACTCGCGCGCTTGGTAATTGGCCGTCGACACGACTCCGCGCCCCTGACCCTGCGCCGGATCGGCCCCCACCGCCAGAGGACGCCCTCGAAACGCCGGCGTATCCCGCTCCTCAATCGCGGCATAGAACGCATCCATGTCGATGTGCGCAATGATTCTTGGCATCATCCCATTCCATTTCCATGACTGCAGCCAGCGGTATAACACTGACTGGCATCAGATAGGTAACGGCTTCTTTCGCCACGAACACCAAAGATGTTCCGCAGCCACAGACAAGAAGGTCAGAGAGAGAAAGCAGGACACAGGCGGGCGAACACAGATCGTAGGAGGAATCCTACACACGACAACATACCCGAGCGAGACAGGAAGCCACTACGCGTGAAGGGATAACCAATCCCTGCCAGAAATGGCCTTACCGGACCTTGGAGAAATCCGCGTCGAATTCGCTGGTTTTGCCATCCGGGAAGAACACGATGACTTTCGTCTTCCCGTTCGGATCGAAGCTATCGTAGGCGAAGCGCGCGGTAAATCGCGATCGGAAGGCCGGACCCTGGCCGTCGTTCTTGCGGCCCTTTTCCGCAGGGCTCACGTCGACCGGCTTGATATTCTTATTTCCCTGCTGAAAGGCCACCTGCGCGCCTTCAGCAAAATACTCATCGTCGCCACAGAGCTGCACTTCCAGCTCCATGTTCGGCATGTCGACGACTTTCTTGATGAACTCGTCCGGCATGCGAATCTCTTTCTTCTGCTTCTTGGATTCCGCCGCTTCCTGCCGCCCAAAGGCTTCGAGCCGGAACCGCTTGGTGCGAAGAATGGCGCTGGCGCCGCAGGGGTCTTTCTCTGGATCTGATCCGACCCGGGTGGCTAAGGACGCTTGCTGCAGAACCTTCTTGACGTCTTCAGGAGAATTGGCTTTGTCCATCGGAATACGGCCGGCCTCCAGAGCCTTCTGCGCGTCGTCCACGGACAGCTTCACGTCAATGGCCGACGCCGTCTGAGGTCCGACCAACACCAGAATTCCCAAGAGACTCGACACCGCCACCATTCCTTGACGCCGATGGGTTCTGCTCTGCATAACCGCCTCCCTGAAGATAAAGCCAAGAAAAGACTGGCGCATTGTAGGGGAAGCGCCAGGTCATTTCAATCGTGCGCAAACCGTGCCCAGTTCGGATACGGCTTGTCGCGATACAGCGCATCGACATCGACCGGAGCAAGCAGACCTGCGCCGGCCAGCAAGGTCGCCACGGTCCGCAAGGGCAACCCGACAATGCCAAGAAAATCGCCACAGATCGCCTCGATGAGCTCACCGCCTATACCCTGAATGGAATAGGCGCCGGCCTTTCCCATCGGCTCTTGCGTCGCCAGGTATCGCTCGATGGCGGCTTCGTCAAAGCCTTTCATCTGCACCGTGGCAGTCTCGATCGCAACAGATTCATACCGAGGGATCTGCCGACAGAGGGCCACGGCCGTATGCACCTCATGCGGCCGCCCCGCCAATCTCGTCAGCATCGCGCGGGCATCGGCCAGATCCGCCGGCTTGCCCAACATCTGCCCATCGAGTTCAATCACGGTATCGCTGCCGAGGACCAGAGAGGCCGTTCGCGCAATCGCAATCGACCGCGCCTTCTCACGCGCAAAGTGTTCCACCTGTTGCCGTGGGCTCCATCCTGGCTGAGGCACTTCTTCAAAATTCGGAGCGATGATCTCGAATGGAATACCGAGCAGCGCAAGGAGTTCGCAGCGGCGAGGAGAGGTTGAGGCGAGAATCAACTGCATCGCGACACAAGAGTCTGGGCCTCATTCGACAGATCATCGCCGGACACTCCATCTGTGACCTGACCATCGACGATCTGATTGGCATGATAGCGGGCGATCATGGCCTCCACATCCTCCGCAGAAGACACGCGAAACATCTGCCCCCGCAACGCCGCGGCATGCGGAAAGCCTTTGCAATACCAGCCCAGGTGCTTCCGCATGCGATGAAATTGTCCCGGGCCGCAGATCGCCTGGAACTGCCGCGCATGGTCGAGCATCAGGGCGAAGCGCGCATCAAGCGCTATCGGCTGGTCATGAATGGACGCGTCTGACGCATCCGCCTTTGTCAACGCACGGGCGTGCTCTTTGGCGCGAAAAAACCATGGCGCCCCCAGCACAGCCCGCCCGACAAGCACCCCATCCACTTGCGTGGATCGCACGCGACTCACCACCTCACCGAGGTTTTGGACATCGCCGTTCCCCAATAGCAGAATCCCGGTCCCTTTCACGAGCTGGGCCGCCCTGGCGATCGCCGACCAATCCGCCTCGCCACGATACATTTGCCGGAGAGTGCGCCCGTGCAGCGTGATCGCGACGGGTTTTTCTTGAATCAGATGCGAAACCCAGTCTTCCACAATCACGGAGTCATAACCCAGCCGCGTCTTTACTGACAGCGGCAACACGCGCCGCTGAACCGGGGCTGCACCCTGGCGTCCGGCATTCATCGCCTGAATCGCCGCAATCCTGGCTGGTTTAAACCCGACCTGCTCCAACGTCTGTCCGTTCGCCCAATCGTGAATCGCACGACTGGTGGCTTGCATGATCGCATGAGCGACATCCGGCGTCCTGATCAGACCGGCGCCCGAACCGGATGACGCCACATTCTTCGACGGACAGCCCATGTTAATGTCGATCCCATCGAATCCTAATTCACAGGCTGCGTGCGTGGCCTGGTAGAACAACGCCGGATCCTTGCCATACAACTGTGCGACGACCGGCCGTTCCAATTCACTATAGATCAGCGTGTTCAGCAGAAACTCCGGCCCCCGACAGACATCATGAACGTGCGTGAACTCGGTAAAGGTCACATCAGGCCTGCCGTGCTGAGCGATGACTCGACGGAACGTCGCATCCGTCACCCCGTCCATCGGAGAGAGGCCCATAATCGGATAGGGTAATGTCGACCAGAAGCTCATCGGTGTACCCCCGTCGACTGCAGTGGCCCTTCGTTGGCAGCCTGATAGGCCTGGCGCAGTTCGGTCGCTTCCCGTTGTACCAGCGGCGTCAGATCCGACGCCTGTTCACGCACAAATTCCACAAACCGATCAATCTTTACGTCGAAGAAATCATAGGATCGCGTCACCGGATGCGGAAGGCGAAACCAATAGAACACAAAGCCGTCAAGAGCGATCTGCTTTCCGGCCAATTCCTGACAAGTCTCTGGAAACATGGCTTCGATATCGCCGCCCCAGTGAAGAATTTCGTAGGGCAGATATTTTGCTCGATACCAGTCGAGCTCCTCTGCACAGGCCATTGGCGCCTTCCAGTTCGGCCCAACCGGCTCTGCGCGACTCGACACCACCTGCGCATACTGGTCATAGGCCTCGGCCAGAGACTCACTCTTCGAAACTGAGTCGGGTTCTGTAATGAATTGTGCTGGAACTGGCGAAGGAGAAGGCGCACATGCGACTAAGCCTCGCGGGATAGCTTGATGAAATACATTCCTATATCGCTCTAAAAACCATGCCAACTCGTCGGCAATAAGATCGCTGGTCTTCGTATCAACTTCAAGCGCCATCCCTCGCAAATGTTCCAATCGACCGCACCGAAGAATCTGATCCAACATCTCGAACAACACTGGGGGAATCGGCGCAGCATGGGCATCCGTCCATCGCGGGAGGAGATTCGGATCCTCACAATGCACAACATCGTCCTTGCTGACCAGAGATTCATGCACGGCGAGCCCTGCGACATGGATCTCCACGACCCGCTCGACCGGAAACTCGCGCAGGAATTCGTCCACGAATTGCGCGAGAGACTGAGCCCGCCAGGCTCCAGAGTACCGATAGACGGTCCATAGATGTCCGATATCCAGCACCAGCCCGCAGGCGGCTTGGTCGGTAACGCGGCGAAAGTAGGCCGGAATCGAAAGGGTCCCGGCGACAAAGAACGTCAGCGGCGGCATCTCCAGCAGAAAGAGCGGAGAGCCGCCGTCCGGCAACGCGGCTCGTTGATCAAAAATCGCCTGGACCATGTTGATGTTCTTGGCCACCACGTCGGCACTCGACGCAGTATAGAGCGGAGGGAGATAGGTCCCGAACGAGTAGCCGGCAATATGCTTCGTCGCACATTCATGATTCGACCAGGCGCTCCGAAGCAGAGCGAGCTGGGACGCGAGCACCCGCGCTTCGCCTTGAAACAACGGATCAGACTCAGCTCCCGGTTGCGTCACCCAGAGGCCTTCTCCATGGTAGGGAAGCGGCACATCAGTCTGATCACGAACAGCGGCCAGCGCACTGGAGGTCGCATGAAATACCTCCAAGTACATCGGAAGGACTTGACGACGCGTCAGGTCGGCGAGCAAGCTAAGAAGGTCTGGCGAATAGACATCAACCGACAGCCCTAACCCATGAACCGGGATCCGGGCCACTCGGTCTTGAAAATCATGACACACATCACGCGACAGGGTCATCCGTCCGCCCTTTCACTCCAGCAACATTCCCCGCACCAGTGTCGTTCAGTGTATGCCGATAAACTGTTGTATGACAAGGCGTTGGCGGAGACGGGGGAACTCGGATCCGTCTGCTATACTTCCCATACACCGCTGCAGCCAGGACATGCGCCGGTCACCCTGAACACCCTGGCGATGCGATGGTAAGCCCAAACAATCAACAACAGAAAACACCGAACCCCAAACTAACAGTGGTCGCACACATGATGACTCCAGGTGTCGTTCAAATTCCCGGTGACATTTCCGTGACTGAAGCGGCCACTCTCTTGGAACGCGAACAGATGCCCTGCCTGCTGGTGAAAGACACGGATCTGCACTTCGGCTTGATGACGCCTTCAGACATTGTAAAGAAAGTGGTCGCTCTGGGCCTCGCCCCGGACGATATCGAAGTTCGAGCGATCATGTCTCACCCGGTGCATTTTATTGAATACGACCGCGCGGCGGATGAGGCCACGACACTGATGATGTCTTCGGGCGCCCCTATTCTCATCGTCACCAAACAGGAACAACCGGTCGGAGTCTTGACCGCACGGGATCTCGTCCTATCCCCCAAACGCTGTCATACTCGCGTCCCCGCGACGATTGGCGTCATGGATTCCAACTCACCAGGCGCCCAACATCAGGCCATTATCGTCCAGCTCAGCCATGTAGGCGCCATGGTCCAGACCGCCACTCTCTTGTTACCCGGCACACGCGTGTTCCTCAGGTTCGCCCTTCCTGATCTGACTGCCCCCCTGACCGTGACCGGAACTATCCTTGAGGACTATGACCCGGTTTACGAGTCCGGAAGAACCGGAACGGTGGGAAGCCCGAGTGTCGAGGTCCAATTCACCGGGCTCTCTCCGGCCGATCAGTC
Above is a window of Nitrospira sp. DNA encoding:
- a CDS encoding DUF692 family protein, yielding MTLSRDVCHDFQDRVARIPVHGLGLSVDVYSPDLLSLLADLTRRQVLPMYLEVFHATSSALAAVRDQTDVPLPYHGEGLWVTQPGAESDPLFQGEARVLASQLALLRSAWSNHECATKHIAGYSFGTYLPPLYTASSADVVAKNINMVQAIFDQRAALPDGGSPLFLLEMPPLTFFVAGTLSIPAYFRRVTDQAACGLVLDIGHLWTVYRYSGAWRAQSLAQFVDEFLREFPVERVVEIHVAGLAVHESLVSKDDVVHCEDPNLLPRWTDAHAAPIPPVLFEMLDQILRCGRLEHLRGMALEVDTKTSDLIADELAWFLERYRNVFHQAIPRGLVACAPSPSPVPAQFITEPDSVSKSESLAEAYDQYAQVVSSRAEPVGPNWKAPMACAEELDWYRAKYLPYEILHWGGDIEAMFPETCQELAGKQIALDGFVFYWFRLPHPVTRSYDFFDVKIDRFVEFVREQASDLTPLVQREATELRQAYQAANEGPLQSTGVHR
- a CDS encoding CBS domain-containing protein, which encodes MMTPGVVQIPGDISVTEAATLLEREQMPCLLVKDTDLHFGLMTPSDIVKKVVALGLAPDDIEVRAIMSHPVHFIEYDRAADEATTLMMSSGAPILIVTKQEQPVGVLTARDLVLSPKRCHTRVPATIGVMDSNSPGAQHQAIIVQLSHVGAMVQTATLLLPGTRVFLRFALPDLTAPLTVTGTILEDYDPVYESGRTGTVGSPSVEVQFTGLSPADQSRIKAWVLQNSPKSTDLS
- a CDS encoding tRNA-dihydrouridine synthase; its protein translation is MSFWSTLPYPIMGLSPMDGVTDATFRRVIAQHGRPDVTFTEFTHVHDVCRGPEFLLNTLIYSELERPVVAQLYGKDPALFYQATHAACELGFDGIDINMGCPSKNVASSGSGAGLIRTPDVAHAIMQATSRAIHDWANGQTLEQVGFKPARIAAIQAMNAGRQGAAPVQRRVLPLSVKTRLGYDSVIVEDWVSHLIQEKPVAITLHGRTLRQMYRGEADWSAIARAAQLVKGTGILLLGNGDVQNLGEVVSRVRSTQVDGVLVGRAVLGAPWFFRAKEHARALTKADASDASIHDQPIALDARFALMLDHARQFQAICGPGQFHRMRKHLGWYCKGFPHAAALRGQMFRVSSAEDVEAMIARYHANQIVDGQVTDGVSGDDLSNEAQTLVSRCS
- the dinB gene encoding DNA polymerase IV; this translates as MMPRIIAHIDMDAFYAAIEERDTPAFRGRPLAVGADPAQGQGRGVVSTANYQAREYGIYSATPISTAWRLSEAARRKGLPPVIFVSVDMCKYARVSEAVMAIARRAIPVLEQASIDEAYGDLSGTGSFEAAAELCRSIKGAILAEERLTASVGIGPNKMIAKIASGVQKPDGFTVVTEAEAEAFLAPLSVRAIPGIGPKTESMLAAQQIRVVAELKRLSLADMDARFGKRGLEWYAKIRAQDDSPVEEHGEPKSISEQETFDEDTLDSQVLVERLSQLRDGVFTRLAQEGFDACRTVAIIVRFADFTTVTRAHTFADPVQDGPGVRRELLKLLLPFLDRRENPRRQRIRLLGVRVEKLQ
- a CDS encoding Maf family protein, with amino-acid sequence MQLILASTSPRRCELLALLGIPFEIIAPNFEEVPQPGWSPRQQVEHFAREKARSIAIARTASLVLGSDTVIELDGQMLGKPADLADARAMLTRLAGRPHEVHTAVALCRQIPRYESVAIETATVQMKGFDEAAIERYLATQEPMGKAGAYSIQGIGGELIEAICGDFLGIVGLPLRTVATLLAGAGLLAPVDVDALYRDKPYPNWARFAHD